GGAAGTAGAGGCAACCCGCGATCGCGCCTGCCTGATGCTGCATGGCTTGGGTGGTGGTGTGTATGAGATGCAGCTTCTGGGTGACTACCTCTATCAGCGGGGGCTGACTGTGCAGGGGATCAACTATCCAGGGCACGATCGTCCCAGTCCTAAAATGCCTGCCTCCACATGGGAGCAGTGGTATGGTCATGCCCTAGCAACCTATCAAGCTCTAGCCCAGCGCTACCAGGCCATCAGCCTCGTTGGCTTTTCCACTGGGTGTCCCCTTGCCCTACATCTCGCCGCTAATTATCCGGTTGAGCGCCTAGTGTTACTTAGCCCCTACTTTGCTATTCGTTGCTACTGGTATTTGCTAGTTCCCCCAGAAGTCTACCTACACTCCTTCCTAGGCAAATGGATTGCAGACCTGCCCCGACTAGCCCTGCCTATCCGCGATCGTGCCATGCGTCAACAGGCTGAAGCGATTGCCTTCTTCCAAAGCTTTAACCTGTCAGCAGTGCGCAGCGCTAGTGAATTGATTGCGCTAGCCAAAGCCGAACTACCCACGATCCAATCCCCGACACTGATTATCCAATCACCTAAAGATACGGTTGTGGATCCATCAGGGGCAAAGCTAGTTTACAACACCCTCGGCTCGGCTGAGAAGCGCCTACATTGGCTGCGACAATCTGACCACATCATCTCCCTAGATGTAGAACGTGAAGAAGTTTTTCAAGAAGTAGGCTGCTTTTTGGGGTTGCCTACGTAGGTCAATATCAGCCGTAGCTAATCCTAGTTAGTAATCGGGGTGAGCACTGATCACAGCACTACCTATAGCACGAAACACTTCTTGTCCACGTTCTTCTAGCACTACGATCGGCTCTTGGCCATCATTGGCTTGAATGCGCTTCACCAACACTGACCCATTCCCCAAGCGCTCCCCAACGGAAACTGTCCGTGAGGTGCCTTCACCAGGCACTTCAACAATAGCAGTGGCTTTCCCCTTAGTCTGAACAACACCCATAATTTGAATTCGACGCGCCAAACTAATCGGTGCAATAGGGACTGAAGGTTGTGCTGTTGGTATAGGCACGCTGACAGGTGATGGAGCTGGTGATGGGGTAGTCACAGACCCTGAATAGGGCTGGACAGCCGGAGTTGGGGGTAGTGCAGGTAATTGGGTTACAGGCAATGGCTGGGCGATCGGCATAGGAGCCGTCACAACCACTGGTGGAAACGGCATCCATGGTGATGAAAGCGGGACTGGCACTCCAGGGACAGGCGATAATGCTTGTGGAACTGAGGAGGGCCGTGCTGGGGAGTTTGGTGGTGCAGAGGCTGAAGCAACAACCTGAGAAGTTGTAGGCGCAAAGGGATCGCTCCGCCCAGCAATAATAGCAGCTTCTACGTGCTGAGCACGTTGGCTAGAATCTGTTGGCTGCACTAAGGCAATGGGGGAAATTGAGGTAGATCGAGAGGATGTCGCTTGCCTACGCCGCTGTTGGGTAGCGGGTGACACAGGCATAGGCTGGGCTATGGGGGATGCTGTGGCCTTCGGTGAAGATTGGGTTACCCGTCGGGTATGAGCACTACTACAACTAGTAACCAAACTAGTAACCATCAACGCCACAAATATTAAGCTACCCAGACAATGTAGTTTGCGTAGTTTGCTCATAACGGCTCCTCACTTGAAATGCACGTCAAATCACGTTGAGAGAGTGTGCATCGGCAAAACCCAATGCGTTTGCCTCAGGATAGCCGCAATTTGCAAATCTGTATCATTGGAGATGGAAGGATGTTGTGAGGGCTGCTCTTAACCAATAGCCAGATGTGCCCAGAATCACAAGCAAAAATAGGGGTATAAACCACACCCCCAACCCGATCGCCTGTTCCAGGGCAGCCTGCACCATTTGCCATTGGATGTAGGCCAGGCCAAGCAGAATCTCAGCTTGAAGCCATGTTATAAGCTTTACAGCGATTGTGTACTGATAGGCAGCATTCTCCGCCGTGATGGCAACGGGATAGTTAAACGTATGGGGAAAGTGCCGAACTATAGTGAAAGTAATCAGGTGCACTGTCCCCAAGCAGGGCAACAACCACAGCCAGTTGCGATTATTGCTCCAAACATCTGGATGACCATCAAGGCCAAAGTGAATCGGCAGGCGCAAAGGAACCTGTGTCCAACCATAGACTGCTGCTGCCCATAGAGCAACCAAGCCTGCAATTGCTATCAGGTCAAGTATCACTATCTGAGACGATCGTGGCACCGATAACACGGGACGCTGAGACATGGAGATCGCCTTACAACTAAAGGATTTCCCCATCATAACAAGTCTCAACTGGCCGGTGCTATGGCTTGCAATCGCAGGGACAGTGCTGGCGACAAGCTAGCATTACTCATCGTCATAGTCATAGTCACTGTCGGCATCGTCGTCGCCATCGTCGTCAAAGTCTTCGTCATCATCAGCACTGCTAGCCCCGAAGTTGTCATCGATTAACTCATCGCCGTCATCCAAAATCATAGGAGAAGCATCCTTACCAGGTGCACCCATGCCCATACCATAGCCGAAGTTAAATCGATCTTCCAACTCTTCGGGATCGTAGCGACGAGCTAACTGGTCATCTAACACCACGTCACGTAGGTCGTCCTCATCTAGAACACCAATGCCGTCATAGCCATAGTCAAGATCAGGGCTGCCCACTTCTTCATAGGCATTGAAACCAGTACCGGCTGGAATCAATCGACCAATGATAACGTTTTCCTTCAGACCTCGTAGCCAATCAGACTTACCCGCGATCGCTGCCTCGGTCAGAATCCGTGTTGTCTCTTGGAAACTAGCGGCTGAAATGAAGCTATCTGTCTTCAAAGAGGCCTTGGTGATCCCCAACAATTCTGGAGTGTACTCAGCCGGAGCACCCCCGGTGATAGCCATTGCTTCATTGATCTGTTGAATTTCATAGAGTTCGATTGGTTCACCTGGTAACAGAGTAGTGTCTCCACCATCCTCAACCCTTACCTTTGAGGTCATTTGCCGCACCACAACTTCAATGTGCTTGTCAGAAATATCAATGCCCTGAGACTGGTACACCGATTGAACTTCGTTAACCAAGAAAGTCTGTACCTCTTGGAAGCTCTTCAACGCTGCTTCATGAACCCCCAATGTCTCCCGATAATACTGGAAAAATACATTTAGGATGTCGTGCGGGTTAGCAGGGCCATCAGTCAACCGCTCAGCAGGGCCAACCTCCTGCCCGTCTGTGACAATCACATTTTGCCCTGGGGTTGTCAGGTACTCAGTAATCGTGCCATCAGCTTCGATCACCTTTACATCAACACTGTCATCCTCACCGTAGATGACTTGTGCTATTCCAGGGCGACTAGCCAATACACAAGCCTCTTTGGGCTTCCGAGCCTCTAGCAATTCTTCGATTCTAGGTAGACCCTGAATGATATCACCAGTCTTTGCCCGCTCAAATACCAGCAACACGAGATTGTCACCCC
This genomic window from Cyanobacteriota bacterium contains:
- a CDS encoding alpha/beta fold hydrolase; this translates as MLKNEPFLWEVEATRDRACLMLHGLGGGVYEMQLLGDYLYQRGLTVQGINYPGHDRPSPKMPASTWEQWYGHALATYQALAQRYQAISLVGFSTGCPLALHLAANYPVERLVLLSPYFAIRCYWYLLVPPEVYLHSFLGKWIADLPRLALPIRDRAMRQQAEAIAFFQSFNLSAVRSASELIALAKAELPTIQSPTLIIQSPKDTVVDPSGAKLVYNTLGSAEKRLHWLRQSDHIISLDVEREEVFQEVGCFLGLPT
- a CDS encoding DUF1648 domain-containing protein; its protein translation is MSQRPVLSVPRSSQIVILDLIAIAGLVALWAAAVYGWTQVPLRLPIHFGLDGHPDVWSNNRNWLWLLPCLGTVHLITFTIVRHFPHTFNYPVAITAENAAYQYTIAVKLITWLQAEILLGLAYIQWQMVQAALEQAIGLGVWFIPLFLLVILGTSGYWLRAALTTSFHLQ
- a CDS encoding DNA-directed RNA polymerase subunit beta'', with amino-acid sequence PDEPSVPSQESTNESGRSIRLRAVQRIFYKDGERVKSVEGMELLRTQLILEIDKDAPQLAADIELVPDETNPNQMRLQLVILESLAIRRDVTADQTQGGTVTQLLVKDGDQIAPGAIVARTQIQCKRGGEVRGLPSEQNDEVIRRLLVITDADLMTVDTQGNAPTVRIGDLLVEGRDEIAPGIPTPHSGEVIQISDSQVVLRLARPYRVSAGAVLQVNDGDLVQRGDNLVLLVFERAKTGDIIQGLPRIEELLEARKPKEACVLASRPGIAQVIYGEDDSVDVKVIEADGTITEYLTTPGQNVIVTDGQEVGPAERLTDGPANPHDILNVFFQYYRETLGVHEAALKSFQEVQTFLVNEVQSVYQSQGIDISDKHIEVVVRQMTSKVRVEDGGDTTLLPGEPIELYEIQQINEAMAITGGAPAEYTPELLGITKASLKTDSFISAASFQETTRILTEAAIAGKSDWLRGLKENVIIGRLIPAGTGFNAYEEVGSPDLDYGYDGIGVLDEDDLRDVVLDDQLARRYDPEELEDRFNFGYGMGMGAPGKDASPMILDDGDELIDDNFGASSADDDEDFDDDGDDDADSDYDYDDE